Proteins from one Xenorhabdus griffiniae genomic window:
- a CDS encoding carboxymuconolactone decarboxylase family protein → MNYAKVSPKIISPLYKSYEEIHASELDQALILLVETRVSQINGCAYCCHLHAEAIRKDHGIEQVKLDKLPAWFNSNIYSPKEKLALEWCEALTTNPKQSTLDKIKERLDAVFTEKEIVDLTATISLMNALNRMAISLGDRNE, encoded by the coding sequence ATGAATTACGCAAAAGTCTCACCCAAGATTATTAGTCCATTATATAAAAGCTATGAAGAAATCCATGCCTCTGAACTGGATCAAGCACTTATTCTGCTGGTGGAAACACGGGTATCTCAAATTAATGGTTGTGCCTATTGCTGCCATCTTCATGCCGAAGCAATCCGCAAAGATCATGGTATAGAACAAGTAAAATTGGATAAGTTACCTGCATGGTTCAATTCCAATATCTACAGCCCCAAAGAAAAACTGGCATTGGAGTGGTGCGAAGCCTTAACGACAAATCCCAAACAAAGTACCTTAGATAAGATTAAAGAGCGGCTGGATGCTGTTTTTACAGAAAAAGAGATTGTTGACCTGACAGCAACGATCTCCTTAATGAATGCCCTGAATAGAATGGCTATCAGTTTA
- a CDS encoding RtcB family protein produces the protein MKTNAYNLLTQENGAPVKMWTNGVPVDPKAISQLQNTAKIPFIFKHLAVMPDVHVGKGSTIGSVIPTQGAIIPAAVGVDIGCGMIAVRTSLVASDLPDSLLNIRHAIEAAVPHGRTTHRGGRDKGAWHNAPEIVDQHWATLADGFKRITDKYPKLLNTNNHQHLGTLGTGNHFIELCLDEVDRVWVMLHSGSRGVGNAIGNLFITLAQKDMQQHIANLPDRDLAYFEEGSRYFDDYMEAVGWAQDYARQNREVMMHRVLEALSREIPKPFTTQQEAVNCHHNYVQREQHYGEEVLVTRKGQMGIIPGSMGAKSYIVRGFGNEESFCSCSHGAGRVMSRNEAKKRFTVSDQIRATAHVECRKDSDVIDEIPMAYKDIDAVMEAQSSLVEIVHTLRQVVCVKG, from the coding sequence ATGAAAACCAACGCTTATAACTTATTGACGCAAGAGAATGGTGCGCCAGTAAAAATGTGGACAAATGGCGTACCCGTTGATCCCAAAGCCATTAGCCAATTGCAAAATACAGCCAAGATACCTTTTATTTTCAAACATCTGGCAGTAATGCCGGATGTCCATGTCGGTAAAGGTTCTACCATCGGTAGCGTTATCCCGACACAAGGCGCCATTATTCCGGCGGCGGTTGGGGTGGATATCGGTTGTGGAATGATTGCGGTGCGTACTTCGCTGGTGGCATCTGATTTACCGGATAGTCTGTTAAATATTCGCCATGCCATTGAAGCAGCCGTACCGCATGGACGAACCACACACCGTGGCGGCCGCGATAAAGGTGCTTGGCATAATGCACCGGAGATTGTGGATCAACATTGGGCGACTTTGGCGGATGGGTTTAAGCGTATTACCGATAAATACCCAAAACTATTGAACACCAATAACCATCAGCATTTGGGAACGTTGGGGACGGGAAACCATTTTATCGAGTTATGTCTTGATGAAGTAGATCGCGTTTGGGTGATGTTACATAGCGGTTCTCGTGGTGTAGGTAATGCTATCGGGAATTTATTTATCACATTGGCGCAAAAGGATATGCAACAACATATCGCTAACCTGCCTGATCGTGACTTGGCGTATTTCGAAGAAGGAAGTCGTTATTTTGACGATTATATGGAAGCGGTAGGTTGGGCACAGGATTACGCCCGCCAGAACCGAGAAGTGATGATGCACCGCGTGCTTGAAGCGTTGTCACGTGAGATCCCCAAGCCCTTTACAACACAACAGGAAGCCGTGAACTGCCACCATAACTATGTCCAGCGTGAACAGCATTACGGTGAAGAAGTTTTGGTAACACGTAAAGGCCAGATGGGGATTATTCCGGGATCGATGGGTGCGAAAAGTTATATCGTCCGCGGCTTTGGGAACGAAGAAAGTTTTTGTTCGTGTAGCCACGGTGCAGGGCGGGTAATGAGCCGTAACGAGGCGAAAAAACGCTTCACTGTAAGTGACCAAATACGTGCGACGGCCCATGTAGAATGTCGTAAAGACAGCGATGTGATCGATGAAATTCCGATGGCGTACAAAGATATTGATGCTGTGATGGAAGCACAATCATCGCTGGTGGAAATCGTGCATACCTTACGTCAGGTAGTGTGTGTAAAAGGATAG
- the rtcR gene encoding RNA repair transcriptional activator RtcR — translation MKRRVAIGILGTKLDRRGKKANRWTKWRPTIGMCQQPELPIDKLELLHQTNDSILAERIKEDIAQVSPQTKVVLNEIHIGDPWDFEEVYTALLDFAVRYPFDIENEEYLVHITTGTHVAQICWFLLTEARYLPAQLLQTSPKNGKDENHPEGVYTIIDLDLSRYTALTNRFQREQQEQVAFLKSGIATLNANFNHLIDQVERVALRSTAPILLTGPTGAGKSFLARRIYQLRQARHLIKGRFVEVNCATLRGDNAMSTLFGHIKGAFTGAIQPRTGLLREANGGILFLDEVAELGLDEQAMLLKAIEEKSFLPYGSDKEIHSDFQLIAGTHRDLRDWVIQGKFREDLYARINMWTYQLPGLAQRHEDIEPNIDYELARYAQMQQTQVRFDKEARQIYLHFACSEQAPWRGNFRELSASVARMATFAENGRINQQLVEEEITRLKQNWRTEVQSSLLPNNLPEIDLFDRQQLETVIKVCHESSSLSEAGRKLFAVSRQQKKQPNDADRLRKYLARFGLDWESIRH, via the coding sequence ATGAAACGCAGAGTCGCTATTGGTATTTTAGGTACAAAGTTAGACAGGCGAGGTAAGAAGGCTAATCGCTGGACGAAATGGCGCCCGACCATTGGTATGTGCCAACAACCAGAGTTGCCGATTGATAAGCTGGAGTTACTCCACCAAACCAATGACTCAATTTTGGCAGAAAGAATTAAGGAGGATATCGCCCAAGTTTCACCTCAGACAAAAGTGGTACTGAACGAAATCCACATTGGTGATCCGTGGGATTTTGAAGAAGTGTATACCGCGTTACTGGATTTTGCTGTCCGTTATCCTTTCGATATTGAAAACGAAGAGTATTTAGTACATATCACAACCGGCACTCACGTTGCACAGATCTGCTGGTTCCTGCTGACTGAAGCCCGTTATCTGCCCGCTCAACTGCTCCAAACCTCACCTAAAAATGGGAAAGATGAAAACCATCCCGAAGGCGTTTATACGATTATCGATTTAGATCTTAGTCGGTACACTGCCCTAACCAACCGTTTCCAACGTGAACAACAGGAGCAAGTCGCATTCTTGAAGTCAGGTATTGCTACACTCAACGCCAATTTCAACCACCTGATCGACCAAGTGGAACGCGTCGCCCTGCGCTCCACTGCACCGATTTTGCTGACTGGGCCAACGGGTGCCGGTAAATCCTTTCTCGCCCGCCGGATCTATCAGTTACGGCAAGCACGCCATTTAATCAAGGGGCGATTTGTGGAAGTAAATTGTGCCACCTTGCGCGGTGATAATGCGATGTCTACGCTGTTTGGTCACATCAAGGGCGCATTTACAGGAGCGATTCAGCCACGCACCGGACTTCTTCGTGAAGCCAATGGCGGCATTCTGTTTCTTGACGAAGTGGCAGAATTGGGGTTGGATGAGCAAGCAATGCTGTTAAAAGCGATTGAAGAAAAGAGCTTTCTGCCTTATGGATCGGATAAGGAAATACACAGCGATTTTCAATTAATTGCCGGTACACACCGTGATCTGCGAGATTGGGTGATTCAGGGAAAATTCCGCGAAGATCTCTATGCCCGTATCAATATGTGGACTTATCAACTGCCCGGTCTGGCACAACGTCACGAAGATATCGAGCCAAATATCGATTATGAGCTTGCCCGTTATGCTCAAATGCAACAAACGCAAGTTCGCTTTGATAAAGAAGCACGGCAAATTTACCTGCATTTCGCCTGTTCCGAGCAAGCACCGTGGCGGGGAAATTTTCGCGAACTCAGCGCTTCTGTCGCACGAATGGCGACCTTCGCTGAAAATGGCCGTATCAACCAACAGTTGGTTGAAGAGGAAATTACGCGGCTCAAGCAAAACTGGCGTACTGAAGTGCAATCTTCTTTGCTGCCAAATAACCTGCCGGAAATTGACCTGTTTGACCGCCAACAGTTGGAAACGGTGATCAAAGTCTGCCATGAATCCAGCAGCTTATCGGAAGCAGGTCGCAAACTATTTGCCGTTTCTCGCCAACAGAAAAAACAGCCTAATGATGCCGACAGGTTACGCAAATACCTTGCCCGCTTCGGTCTTGATTGGGAAAGCATTCGACATTAA
- a CDS encoding type II toxin-antitoxin system VapC family toxin translates to MYMLDTNTVSYIFRKNQLIINKLRTIPPSRICISSITEAELRYGITKRQNKELQNIVNMFIESVTVYDWDSAAAKTYGELRASMEQIGRVMGTMDQLIAAHALSKKLTMVTSDAAFGMVHGLSVEDWSKY, encoded by the coding sequence ATGTACATGCTGGATACAAACACGGTCAGTTATATTTTTCGGAAAAATCAATTAATAATCAACAAATTGCGCACAATACCACCATCAAGAATATGCATATCCAGTATTACTGAAGCTGAATTACGCTATGGGATTACCAAACGGCAAAACAAGGAACTACAAAATATCGTCAACATGTTTATTGAGTCGGTCACTGTTTACGATTGGGACAGTGCCGCTGCAAAAACTTATGGCGAACTCCGTGCCAGTATGGAACAAATTGGTCGTGTTATGGGCACAATGGATCAATTGATTGCTGCTCATGCCCTCAGTAAAAAACTGACGATGGTTACCAGTGATGCTGCATTTGGGATGGTTCATGGTTTAAGTGTCGAAGACTGGAGCAAATATTGA
- a CDS encoding antitoxin — translation MERIVKIFKNGRNQAIRLPVMFEFDTDRVYIRQDKNGDLILSKNKSKHDDWDLFLNMLTNLSVPDDFLDTSDRNQDITKRDPFEGTL, via the coding sequence ATGGAAAGAATCGTAAAAATTTTCAAAAATGGGCGTAATCAAGCTATTCGGTTACCTGTCATGTTTGAATTTGATACTGATAGAGTTTACATCCGCCAAGATAAAAATGGGGATCTTATTTTGTCAAAAAACAAATCTAAACATGATGATTGGGATTTATTTCTCAATATGTTAACTAATCTTTCTGTTCCAGATGATTTTTTAGATACCAGTGATCGTAATCAGGACATAACGAAACGCGATCCATTTGAAGGAACTCTTTAA
- a CDS encoding LysE family translocator, which produces MTVMDSLLAFTVAATLLTLTPGLDTALVLRTATVEGGKKAFQAALGINTGCFIWGAMVAFGLGTLIAVSELAFNILKWCGALYLCWLGIQMIWHPNKDLGGEVSSSVKGQNWFIKGMFGNVLNPKMGVFYVSFLPQFIPQGHSPTLWTFSLVTIHVLLGTLWSLLLIYATRPLSHLLRRENVIKWMNRATGGLFLLFAFKLVMSSRR; this is translated from the coding sequence ATGACAGTTATGGATTCCTTGCTTGCCTTTACAGTGGCGGCGACTTTGCTCACTTTGACCCCTGGCCTGGATACTGCGCTAGTTCTGCGAACTGCAACAGTGGAAGGGGGTAAAAAAGCTTTTCAGGCCGCTCTTGGTATTAATACGGGTTGTTTTATTTGGGGGGCAATGGTGGCATTTGGCCTTGGCACATTGATTGCGGTATCAGAGCTGGCGTTCAACATATTAAAATGGTGTGGCGCATTATATTTATGCTGGTTGGGAATTCAAATGATCTGGCACCCCAACAAAGATCTTGGCGGAGAGGTATCTTCTTCCGTTAAGGGGCAGAATTGGTTTATCAAAGGAATGTTTGGAAATGTACTGAATCCCAAAATGGGCGTGTTTTATGTTTCATTCCTGCCGCAGTTTATTCCTCAAGGGCATTCACCCACTTTATGGACATTTAGTTTGGTGACGATCCATGTCTTACTTGGCACATTGTGGTCATTGTTACTGATTTATGCCACACGTCCGCTTTCCCATCTATTACGCCGTGAAAATGTCATCAAGTGGATGAATCGCGCGACAGGCGGATTATTTTTGCTGTTTGCGTTTAAACTCGTAATGAGTAGTCGACGATGA
- the rnz gene encoding ribonuclease Z: protein MELKFLGTSAGIPTKERNVTSLILDLQGTRNALWMFDCGEGTQHQILHSSIKVSKLEKIFITHLHGDHIFGLPGLLCSRSMGGSSAPLTLYGPTGIRQFVETTLQLSSSFLTYPLEIIEVQPGQLFDDGELKVTAYALNHRVECYGYRIEEHDKPGALDTEKLNQDNIPRGPWMQALKQGGTITLEDGRTICGKDYLGTPIRGKSLAIFGDTEPTPEALKLAANVDVMVHEITLEDAFTAKANERGHSTTKQAATLARDAKVKHFIATHISGRYGLEDCPRLLAECREIFPNTDLAADFAAFIVK from the coding sequence ATGGAACTGAAATTTCTAGGCACCAGCGCTGGCATACCTACAAAAGAGCGCAATGTCACCAGCCTGATCCTCGATTTACAGGGCACTCGCAACGCGCTGTGGATGTTTGATTGTGGTGAGGGAACCCAACACCAGATCCTTCATTCTTCCATCAAGGTATCTAAACTGGAGAAAATTTTTATCACTCATCTGCATGGTGATCATATTTTCGGCTTACCCGGATTATTGTGCAGCCGTTCAATGGGCGGTTCTAGCGCTCCCCTTACCTTATATGGGCCAACGGGGATACGTCAGTTTGTAGAAACCACATTGCAATTGAGCAGTTCTTTCTTGACCTATCCGTTGGAAATTATTGAAGTCCAGCCCGGACAGTTGTTTGATGATGGCGAACTGAAGGTCACGGCTTATGCCTTGAACCACCGCGTAGAATGCTATGGCTACCGTATTGAAGAACACGATAAACCCGGCGCACTTGATACGGAAAAATTAAATCAGGATAACATTCCCCGTGGCCCGTGGATGCAGGCTTTAAAGCAGGGCGGCACAATAACCCTGGAAGATGGCCGTACAATTTGCGGCAAAGATTATCTAGGTACACCGATTCGTGGCAAATCATTGGCTATTTTTGGGGATACTGAACCGACACCCGAAGCACTAAAACTGGCAGCCAATGTTGATGTGATGGTACATGAAATCACGCTGGAAGATGCATTTACCGCGAAAGCCAACGAGAGAGGACATTCCACCACCAAACAAGCTGCAACATTGGCGCGTGATGCCAAAGTCAAACACTTTATCGCTACGCATATTAGCGGACGTTATGGACTTGAGGATTGCCCTCGATTATTGGCGGAATGCCGGGAAATATTTCCAAATACTGATTTGGCCGCAGATTTCGCCGCATTTATTGTTAAATGA
- a CDS encoding RNA 2'-phosphotransferase: MDQVDTKISKFLSYVLRHQPESIGLVLDSEGWADIGTLIKCAANHGKRLNYAIIEKIVDTNDKKRFAISVDQKRIRAVQGHSTQKVDIRYQEKTPPEILYHGTATRFLDSIFKQGLVAGTRHYVHLSAEKSTAIKVGQRHGKVIILKIDTQLMYEQGFKFYQADNGVWLTKTVPVKYISVI, from the coding sequence ATGGATCAAGTTGATACTAAAATCAGTAAGTTCTTAAGTTACGTATTGCGTCATCAACCGGAGTCCATTGGCCTCGTTTTAGATAGCGAAGGATGGGCCGATATCGGCACATTGATCAAATGTGCCGCCAATCACGGTAAGCGATTGAACTATGCAATCATAGAAAAAATTGTCGATACCAATGATAAAAAACGGTTTGCCATTTCTGTGGATCAGAAACGTATCAGGGCAGTACAAGGGCACTCAACGCAGAAGGTGGATATTCGCTATCAGGAAAAAACGCCCCCTGAGATTTTATATCATGGAACGGCCACCCGTTTTTTGGATTCGATTTTTAAGCAAGGCTTAGTGGCGGGAACACGTCATTACGTACATTTATCGGCGGAAAAATCCACGGCGATCAAAGTGGGGCAACGACACGGTAAGGTGATTATCTTGAAGATTGATACTCAGTTGATGTATGAGCAAGGCTTTAAATTTTATCAGGCAGATAATGGTGTTTGGTTGACAAAAACGGTGCCTGTTAAATATATCAGTGTCATTTAG